From the genome of Bacteroidota bacterium:
GGGAATCTCATTCTGAACTTGTTTCAACATTTTTTCAGATATCTCAAGATAATTTGTCTCATCAAAATATTTTCCAAGATAAAAAAGCGAAAGTGCCATCGAGGAATTAGAAGAAGGAATCACGTTATCCTGAATTTCCATTTTGCGTGCGATGAGTTGCGAATCCCAATCAGAAGTGAAATAAAACATTGCCGAACTTGAATCGTGAAAATGTTTCAGCGTGTAATGAGCAAGTGACTTTGCTTTGTTCAGCCATTGCTCGTCAAATGTTATTTGATAAAGTGAAATGAATGCTTCAATGGTCAAAGAGTAATCTTCGAGAAAGCCATTAATGTTTTTTGAATGAAATAGTCCGCCATCTTCTCTTGAAAGATTTTTCAGAATATAATTTGCACACCTCAAAGCCGAATTCAGAAATTCCTTTTCGTGAAATACCGAATAGGCATCTGCATATCCTTTTATCATTAATGCATTCCACGAGGCGAGAATTTTATTGTCAAGTCCGGGTTTGATTCTTTTTTCTCGAACAACAAGGACTTTCTTTTTCAGTTCTGAAATTTTATTTTGAAATTCCTCAACAGACATGCCATATCGCTTTGCTACTTCTTCATCAGATTGTTTTCGGAGAAGGATATAATACTCTTCTTCCCAATATCCAATCTCGTTCACATTAAAATAATCTGCAAACAATTTTGTGTCATCTCCAAGAAGACTTTGCAGTTCTGCTATTGTCCACACATAATATTTCCCTTCTTCTCCTTCAGAGTCTGCATCCAGTGCAGAATAAAAGGCACCATCCGGAGAAGTCATTTCTCTTTTTACAAATTCCAGCGTTTCGTAAACAGTTTGTTTGTAAAGCGGATTCTTGGTCAGCTGATATGCTTCGGAATAAAGTGAAACCAGTTGCGCATTGTCGTACAACATTTTTTCAAAGTGCGGAACCTTCCATGTTCCATCGGTTGAGTAGCGGGCGAATCCTCCGCCAATCTGGTCATAGATTCCACCATACGCCATTTTTTCCAGTGTGAGATTTATGTGCCTGAGAAGTGAAATATCTTTTGTGAAATAATAATGTCTCAAAAGAAATTGATAATTATTCGGCAGCGGGAATTTCGGAACACGGTTAGCTCCGCCTTCAATAGTATCAAAACGTTTCTGCCAATTCTCATAGCAGATATTCAAAATTTCTTTTGTGAATGCGGGCTTCTCCGTGAATGCAGGAATCAATTCTGATTTTTTTACAGCACTAGTAAGTTCCTCTGCATATTGAAAAACTTTTTCGGGTTCGTTCTTGAAATAATCTGCGAGCGTCTGCAAAATTTTCATCCATTGCTCTTTTTGAAAATAAGTTCCACCGTAAATCGGTCTGCCATCGGGAAGTGTAAAACAATTGAGTGGCCAGCCACCGCTTCCGGTCATGATCTGAACTGCAGACATATAAACGCTGTCAACATCCGGTCTTTCTTCCCGGTCAACTTTTATGCAGACGAAATATTCATTCATCATTTTCGCCACAACTTCATCTTCAAAGCTTTCGTGTTCCATCACATGACACCAATGACAAGCAGAATATCCAATGCTGACAAGCACCAATTTATTTTCTGCCTTTGCTTTAGCAAACGCCTCATCACTCCACGGGAACCAATCCACAGGATTCCGCGCGTGCTGTAATAAATACGGACTTGATTCGTGAATAAGTCTATTTGAAAAAAATTTCTCTGTCATTCTATATTGGGCTGAAGCCCTTAATATATGTGGATATTCATAGCCACGACCTTAAGGTCGTGGCAAATATAAATACAATAACAGGGGCTTTAGCCAAACAAAATTTCACTTGGAAAGCGAAACTGTTTTCTTCAATTCGATTGGAAATTTTTTCTTGTAAAACCATTTACCGACTTTCACATCTCCTTTCAACGAGAGCGCAGCGCTTTTTGAAGAAACCATCGGAAGAATTTTTGCGATGTCTCCAAATCCAAGTTTTGAAAAATCTGATTTGATATGAAACGTAGAAGTGTGTTCGCCCTTTGCTTTTATTTTTGTTTTCTTCGTCAGTTTCACATGTCCTGCATTAATATCATTTACGTTCGCATCAAATGACGAAGGAAAAACATTTACGCTTACCGAATTCGGGTTATTAATCTTCATGTCGAAATCAAATTCAACCCCTTCTTTCGTTAAACTGATAAGTTTTACATTGCTGACTCCGCTAATAGTCACCGGCTGAATTTCTTTACAGGAAGAAAAAAACAAGAATAAAAAAAGAAGCCCCACTCCAACTCTACCCAAAGGGAAGAGAGAAATAAAAGTAGGGATAGATATTTTTTTCATGTGTTACTTTCCCTTCCCTTTGGGAAGGGTTAGGGATGGGCTTCTACTTCATTCCTTCCGCATAGTACTTAAAGAAAAGCGGAATCGTCTCAATCCCTTTGAAGTAATTGAACAAACCATAGCACTCATCGGGAGAATGGATGTTGTCAGAATCCAACCCAAATCCCATGAGTACGGTTTTTATCTTGAGTTCTTTTTCAAAGAGAGCAACAATCGGAATGCTTCCGCCTGAACGAACCGGAATTGGTTTCTTGCCAAACGTATCCTGCATTGCCTGACTCGCAGCTTTGTAGGCAACGGAATCGGTTGGAGTAACACATCCTTCTCCGCCATGAAGCGCAGTCACTTTTACTTTCACCGATTTCGGAGCAATCTTCTTAAAATGTTTTTCAAAAAGTTTTCCGATTTTATCTGAATTCTGGTGCGGAACAAGTCGCATAGAAATTTTCGCAAACGCTTTTGAAGGAAGAACTGTTTTTGCTCCTTCGCCCTGATATCCTCCCCAGATTCCATTTAATTCTAAAGTCGGACGGATGGAAGTTTGTTCGGTTGCAGAATATCCTTTTTCTCCTCTTAAATCTGCAACGCCTAAATCTTTCATGTACGCTTTTTTGCTGAAGGGTGCTTTTGCCATTTCGGCTCTTTCTTTTTTGCTGACAATCTCCACATCTTTATAAAAACCGGGAATAGTAATTTTTCCGTTCTTATCTTTCATGGAAACAATCATCTCTGCAAGAACTGATATTGGATTTCCCACCGCGCCTCCGTAAACTCCTGAATGCAAATCGCGGTTCGGTCCGGTCACTTCTACTTCCATATAAGCAAGTCCGCGTAAGCCGACCGTTATAGACGGAATATCATTTGCGAGAATGCTCGTATCAGAAATCAACACCACATCCGCTTTTAATTTTTCTTTATTTGCCTTTACAAAGTTTCCAAGATTAGCAGAGCCCACTTCTTCTTCGCCTTCAATCATGAACTTCACATTGCAGGGGAGTGAATTTGTTTTCATCATCGCTTCAAATGCTTTCACGTGCATGTACACTTGCCCTTTATCATCACAGGAACCGCGCGCGTAGATTTTATCATTCTTGATTGCGGGTTCAAACGGTGGAGAAGTCCACAAGTTGAGCGGATCAGCGGGCTGAACATCGTAATGTCCGTACACAAGAACCGTTGGAAGAGATGAATTAATTATTTTTTCTCCATATACGATCGGATAGCCGGGAGTAGCACATATTTCTACTTTATCCGCTCCAGCGGCAACCAATTTTTCTTTTACGACATCGGCAGTACGAAGAACATCCGCTTTATATTTCGGATCTGCGCTGATAGATGGAATGCGGAGCAAATCCAGAAGTTCATTGAGAAAACGGTCTTTGTTGGCTGCGATGTAAGAGTTGATTTGTGTAGGCATGGTAAATGATTTTAGCTCCGAAGGAGTCCCTTCGGGAGAGGGCAAACGTAAGAAAAAAACATCAGGTAATCAGTGATTAGTAATCGGTTATCAGGGTGTATTTTACTATCCACCGGTAACTGATTACTGATAACCATTGTGTTTGTACATTCGCATTTATTATGAAAAAAGGTGTTTTGCTTATCAATCTCGGCTCTCCTGATTCTCCTTCTGTGAAGGATGTTAGAAAATATCTCAAGCAGTTTCTGAACGACCCATTTGTAATTGACATAAACCCTATAGCAAGATTTTGTCTGGTGAACTTTATTATTGTTCCAACACGTTCGAAGAATTCCGCCAAACTTTATGAAGCCATCTGGACGAAAGAAGGTTCGCCCCTGATTGTTCACAGCAAAAAGCAAAAGGAGCTTCTTCAAAAGAGCCTCACCCCTAACCCCTCTCCTGCAGGAGAGGGGAACAAATACATTGTCGAACTCGGAATGCGCTATTCCCGAAGGGACTCCTTCGGAGCAAGTCCAAGCATTGAAAGTGCCTTGAAGAATCTAAAGGAGAAAAATGTTTCAGAGATAATTGTCCTTCCGCTTTATCCGCAATACGCAACATCCTCTACAAAATCTTCTGTGGAAGAAGTGAAGCGAATAATCAGGAAAGGAAAGTATCCACCCGTAAAATTTATTGAGAAATTTTATGACGATGAAAATTATATTGAGGCAATGGCGGATGTTGCGAAGAAATACATAGCCCCCCCTCCCCCCGAAGGGGGGAAAACAGGCGAAAGTGTTTTTGATTTCCCCCTTCGGGGGATTGAGGGGGCTTGGGATTTCTTCATTTTCAGTTATCACGGTTTGCCCGAAAGGCAAATCACAAAAGAATCATCGCATTGCAAAATCAATAATGAGTGTTGTTCTTCCATAAACGAACACAATAAACTCTGCTACCGCGCAGGTTGTTTTGAAACTACAAGGCGGCTTGCTCAAAAATTAAACATCCCGAAAGAAAAATATACTATATCCTTTCAATCGCGCCTCGATGATAAGTGGCTGAAACCGTATTCGGATAAAGTGATTGAGGAAAAAGCAAAGCAAGGCATAAAAAAAATTCTTGTCTTCTCCCCTGCTTTTGTTGCCGATTGCCTGGAAACCATTTATGAAATCGGAACAGAATACAATTACATCTTCAAAAATCACGGAGGAGAAAAACTACAATTAGTGGAATCGCTGAATGAAAATCCGAAGTGGATTGAGGCGCTGAGAAATATGGTAATCGGTGAACAGTAATCGGTAATCGGTTGGTGGTTACAGCAGATAATGCAGGCATTAAATTTCTCTGCTTCTGATTTTTCGCGTAGTAATTGTAGTGAATTTGTTATAAAACTTTTCTGTGCCGACTTTAAGTATCGCTGAAACTATTTTAATTATTTGCGCTGTTTCTGTAAAATGATAACGTAAAAAAATAACGCTTATCCCTTTTGTCTTATGGGCAAACACCCACTCTCCGAAATCTTTGTCTTCAGTGAGAATAATTCTGTTGGTGGTTTTAGCAAGAAGGATAATCTCTTCATCCTGCATTCCGCGGTAACTTTCTTTTATCGAAAGCACATCTGCCGGAATTTTTCGCAATGCGTCTATGAGATCGGTGTGCGTATTTTCGTCTGCAAGTATCATTTATGCAGCTGCAACCATTTCCTCTCCTGAAATGGCATCGGCAGCATAGGCAAGCACAGCTAACACATCTTCTTTTGTAAGATGGTCATACATTTTCAGAATATCGTCAAGTGTAGCGCCTTCAGACATTTTTCTGATTATGCTTTCCACGGTAATACGAGTGCCTTTAATTACCGGCTTGCCGAGCATTATACGGTGGTCAGATATGATTCTATCATTATTCATGGAGTAAAGATACAAAAACTTGCAGATAGTACG
Proteins encoded in this window:
- the hemH gene encoding ferrochelatase, coding for MKKGVLLINLGSPDSPSVKDVRKYLKQFLNDPFVIDINPIARFCLVNFIIVPTRSKNSAKLYEAIWTKEGSPLIVHSKKQKELLQKSLTPNPSPAGEGNKYIVELGMRYSRRDSFGASPSIESALKNLKEKNVSEIIVLPLYPQYATSSTKSSVEEVKRIIRKGKYPPVKFIEKFYDDENYIEAMADVAKKYIAPPPPEGGKTGESVFDFPLRGIEGAWDFFIFSYHGLPERQITKESSHCKINNECCSSINEHNKLCYRAGCFETTRRLAQKLNIPKEKYTISFQSRLDDKWLKPYSDKVIEEKAKQGIKKILVFSPAFVADCLETIYEIGTEYNYIFKNHGGEKLQLVESLNENPKWIEALRNMVIGEQ
- a CDS encoding dipeptidase; the protein is MPTQINSYIAANKDRFLNELLDLLRIPSISADPKYKADVLRTADVVKEKLVAAGADKVEICATPGYPIVYGEKIINSSLPTVLVYGHYDVQPADPLNLWTSPPFEPAIKNDKIYARGSCDDKGQVYMHVKAFEAMMKTNSLPCNVKFMIEGEEEVGSANLGNFVKANKEKLKADVVLISDTSILANDIPSITVGLRGLAYMEVEVTGPNRDLHSGVYGGAVGNPISVLAEMIVSMKDKNGKITIPGFYKDVEIVSKKERAEMAKAPFSKKAYMKDLGVADLRGEKGYSATEQTSIRPTLELNGIWGGYQGEGAKTVLPSKAFAKISMRLVPHQNSDKIGKLFEKHFKKIAPKSVKVKVTALHGGEGCVTPTDSVAYKAASQAMQDTFGKKPIPVRSGGSIPIVALFEKELKIKTVLMGFGLDSDNIHSPDECYGLFNYFKGIETIPLFFKYYAEGMK
- a CDS encoding DUF5615 family PIN-like protein — encoded protein: MILADENTHTDLIDALRKIPADVLSIKESYRGMQDEEIILLAKTTNRIILTEDKDFGEWVFAHKTKGISVIFLRYHFTETAQIIKIVSAILKVGTEKFYNKFTTITTRKIRSREI
- a CDS encoding DUF433 domain-containing protein, translating into MNNDRIISDHRIMLGKPVIKGTRITVESIIRKMSEGATLDDILKMYDHLTKEDVLAVLAYAADAISGEEMVAAA
- a CDS encoding LEA type 2 family protein produces the protein MKKISIPTFISLFPLGRVGVGLLFLFLFFSSCKEIQPVTISGVSNVKLISLTKEGVEFDFDMKINNPNSVSVNVFPSSFDANVNDINAGHVKLTKKTKIKAKGEHTSTFHIKSDFSKLGFGDIAKILPMVSSKSAALSLKGDVKVGKWFYKKKFPIELKKTVSLSK
- a CDS encoding thioredoxin domain-containing protein; its protein translation is MTEKFFSNRLIHESSPYLLQHARNPVDWFPWSDEAFAKAKAENKLVLVSIGYSACHWCHVMEHESFEDEVVAKMMNEYFVCIKVDREERPDVDSVYMSAVQIMTGSGGWPLNCFTLPDGRPIYGGTYFQKEQWMKILQTLADYFKNEPEKVFQYAEELTSAVKKSELIPAFTEKPAFTKEILNICYENWQKRFDTIEGGANRVPKFPLPNNYQFLLRHYYFTKDISLLRHINLTLEKMAYGGIYDQIGGGFARYSTDGTWKVPHFEKMLYDNAQLVSLYSEAYQLTKNPLYKQTVYETLEFVKREMTSPDGAFYSALDADSEGEEGKYYVWTIAELQSLLGDDTKLFADYFNVNEIGYWEEEYYILLRKQSDEEVAKRYGMSVEEFQNKISELKKKVLVVREKRIKPGLDNKILASWNALMIKGYADAYSVFHEKEFLNSALRCANYILKNLSREDGGLFHSKNINGFLEDYSLTIEAFISLYQITFDEQWLNKAKSLAHYTLKHFHDSSSAMFYFTSDWDSQLIARKMEIQDNVIPSSNSSMALSLFYLGKYFDETNYLEISEKMLKQVQNEIPSYGSAYSNWAMLMLHFTQPFYEIAIVGNSVDEKRKELSEHFIPNAIFTGTKALSKLSLLQGKFVEGKTLIYICENKTCKLPTENTSEALKQMRAPL